The following coding sequences are from one Lycium ferocissimum isolate CSIRO_LF1 chromosome 3, AGI_CSIRO_Lferr_CH_V1, whole genome shotgun sequence window:
- the LOC132051242 gene encoding uncharacterized protein LOC132051242, giving the protein MEASKKLVAVFLVCMVMLSSTVYVSMAHEESKAEKIKEAFKTVANEYKDCYTDCHKKCSDEGFGYTHCEMKCDSECTAMLIKERIEKMKNEKP; this is encoded by the exons atggagGCATCAAAGAAGCTTGTTGCAGTGTTTCTTGTGTGCATGGTTATGTTGTCATCAACTGTGTATGTCTCCATGGCTCATGAAGAAAGTAAAgcagaaaaaattaaagaagcaTTTAAAACCGTTGCAAATGAATACAAAGATTGCTACACTGACTGTCACAAAAAATGCTCAGATGAAGGATTTGGATACACTCATTGTGAGATGAAGTGTGACAGTGAATGCACCGCTATGTTGATCaaag AAAGAAtcgagaaaatgaaaaatgagaagcCTTGA